The Agelaius phoeniceus isolate bAgePho1 chromosome Z, bAgePho1.hap1, whole genome shotgun sequence genomic interval GAGTGCAGGGGAACACACTCATTCACATCCCACCGTTGTGTTCCCTGCAGTTACTGATGTGTGGCCTTGGCGATGTGGATGTCAATGACTGGAGACAACACACCATCTACAAAAATGGTTACTGCCCAAATCATCCCGTTATCCAGTGGTTCTGGAAGGTAAGACTGGCACCACCTCTGACTGGGCCTGTAAGTGACAGTTATTGCCCTTTTTGGCAATCATTTTTCTTCATGCAAACTGCTAAGAATGGGGGGTGTTGCTGGgggcaggacctgctcccaTCTCAGGCAAGGGCAGGCGTAGCTCCTGCTAGAGCAGCCcacagagcacctggagcagaCAGGATCCATTGTGGCCAGAGGGGTGGCTCATACAAAAGGTgattcctgctggctttgggctGCTCTTGGGGCCCGTCCAGGCCGCTGTAGGAGGCTGAGGCTGACGGTGTCCGTTTGCCAACAGGCTGTTCTGCTGATGGATGCTGAGAAACGGATCCGGCTCCTGCAGTTTGTGACCGGGACGTCACGCGTGCCTATGAACGGATTTGCTGAACTTTATGGTGAGCTGCTCGTGGCAATCCAGCCGGCCTTTGCCCCACACACAGCACTCAGCTGGAAATGCTGATCTCTGAGCTGAGCTCCTTGGCATTATGCAAGCTCTGAAACCAGCTCACTGGGCTTGGAAAGAAAGAACCACATTCATGTTGCTTTAATGTACCTGTTACAGGTGAAGAATCCAGCCCACAATTGATGCCAACGTTTCACGTTAAAAATAATGTTGAGGCAGTCTCTGTAGTGTCCAGCAGCTTCCGTTTCATATGGTTTTCATTTTCACCCAGGTTCAAATGGTCCTCAGCTGTTTACAATAGAGCAGTGGGGAAGTCCTGATAAGCTGCCCCGGGCTCACACCTGGTAAGTCACCAAAGCACAAattccagagctgcttctgccAGAAGGGTCATGCTGCTGACCATGCTCAGCTCTGCATCAAACAGCCTTTGATCCTGTGGGTCCCCAGTGCCTTCACAAACTGAGGAACTGAAggatattattttatttcccacATCCTAGTAAGTGGATGTAATGAACTGCAGCAAGTCAGACATCACCAAACAGCCACAAAAAGCCCATAAATCATTGGAGAATTCAAAACAAATGTAAGATTACAAGATAATTTAACCCTGGTTTATAGATTTTCCAAACATTGAAAGCATCCAGTATGAATTTGTCTTGCTCTGTTACATTTCAGGAATCtggctttttaaagaaaaatggtGCTGAATAGACTATCAGTACAGACTAGGGGATCTTTCTGTGAAACTAGTAATTCCATAGAATaatgagctttaaaaaaaaaacaaaaaaacaaccctgaaaacaaaagcacaaaACCTACCAAACACAAACAACAATACTACCCCAAACACACTCCAAAAGCAACCCATCCTATTTGGGTTCCAGTTCTCTGCTAGCTTTTACCTTCAGAAGATTTACTCTTGGATGTTTAATCTTTTTCCCCTCCAGAGAGCAAAGGATCTGTCCTCTAAATCCAGAATATCTTTTGCTGAGCTTCAAGAAATCAGTCCTTTGACAAATATTGTTTTCCATCATCTAAATACAGTGAAGGGCTTTCTGTtggcttttttcctctctgaaatGATTCTTACCAAATTCCTACTTCCAGCTTTCCAAAGGaaggcagcacacagagagCTCACCCTGGGCAGGTGTGAAGCATGCAGGGAACACTGTGGACCACAAGCTGCACTCTTAATCAAGACCCCTAATTATTTAATCTTTTCTAGTTCTTTAAAACTCTGTTTTCCCATGGATTATTTGAGTGACCCTTTCCTTGTCCCTTCCAGCTTTAACCGCCTAGACTTACCTCTGTATGAATCTTTCGAGGACCTGCGGGAGAAGCTCCTCATGGCCGTGGAGAATGCCCAAGGGTTTGAAGGGGTGGATTAACTTGGCAGCAGCCATTCCCTCTCCAAGCACGTTCTGCTGGCTTTGGCACCTGCCCGAGGGACTCAAGGGCTTGTGGCACAGCAGTTGCCCGGCGCTGGCTCTGGAGCAAAGCCCGGCAGTGCGGGGGCCCAGCCCcgaggctggggctggcacctgGGGTGGCCTCGCTGATGTTCCCGCACCAGTTGCGAACTGATCACATTTCAGCAGGACTTACTCTATTTATGTTGTGCCTCTGTAGGCAAAGCccttaataaatattttacacaATTTCTAATGGCAATGAACGGGATTAATCATTTTACAGGTATAGTATTACAACTCATGTTTACTTCTTAATTGATTTAAGcattttcagattttatttcattacaaTTAAATATCATATACTTGGAAAAATGagcatttttcttaatttcataccagactttttttttcaaagcacatTGAGCCTTGTGTTCCTAAGAGTAGGAAAAAGCTCTGTTGGAAGCTTTCCCTCCACAGGCTGTCTCTCAAAAGCAACTCTCTTCATTAAGCACATCACTGTTGTTCTGTATCCAGAAGTATGGGCTGGATGTTGCATTTTTGTATAAGTACTAGAAAAGTGTcaaggcacagcagagccctgacacagcatGTCCAGATCTCTGTTCTACTGAAACTGCCTCGTTACTGCCAAGCTGTACATGTGCTACAAAGCatctgggctggggctggcattTAGCCTTTTAGGAGAACATGCTGAACCCTGTCATTCTCTGTACAGTGATTCGTTTTCCATCCTTTCCGCATTCCTGTTTGCAATGGAGGCATTCCAAATGAAATCTGGCACTCTGGAACACAGCTCTGTTCTGGCTCCTGTTTGTGTGCAGTTGCTAATGAACCTAATTAACACTGGGGTTGTTAATTTCTAACAGCACTGACTCTGAAGGCACTTGCTGTACCACCAGGAAGGCAGACCTGGTTTGAGCATAAAGTTAATGGGATTTTACTCCTTCCCACTACACATGTCCTTGTATGGTGAATTTGGCTGCTCCTGTGTAAAAGAAAACCCCACCAGCTCTAGACCGGAGCCTGCAGACGTGTTCCTCAGTAATTGtttctgtgatttcttttttacttaCAAAGATTTATTTAATATACGCTGCTATCTAATTCATTTTGTTACCTATGACATGTTGCATGCCTAATCTATAATGTCTGAGTTGCATCTGTTTTCTGGCAGATTAAAGGTGACAGATTTGTGCTTGCCCCAGTGCAGTGACATGGTGacagcactgctggagcagggctggttcCACtgacctgcagctctgccccagcctgctccCCAGCATCCAAGCAAGATGACACCACTTGCCAAAACAAACTTCCACCTCACCGCCAACAGTTTTTGAGCCCTAGCCTTACCTGCGTGTCCAGCCTGCGTCCAGCCACGCTGCGGAGCCTGGGATACAGCATCACCCAGCTGGGAAGAAGCCTCACTGCCAGTAGCATTCAGCAGTTATGGTCCCAGTCCTGAGGAAGATTAGGGCAGTACTTGAATGCAGTCCAAGATTCCTTCTCTATTAAATATGCTTCCTGACATTCCTGCCTGACCTTTTCCATCTGAGGAGCGAGTTGGAACGCAAGACAGTGGCTGGCATCAGAGTAGACAGGAATGCCGGACTGACTGCTTGGCTCTGGGGATAGAAGAGATAAATCCATGTATTCCCACTGACCTGTACATTAAGCACAGCTGACTCTTAACGCGGAACCCCGGAGGGTCCCGAGAGGCAGGGCCCGGGCGACATCAGGGGCGGGGCCAGGCAGCTTCAGGAGCGGGCCCGACACAggtgcgcggggcggggccgaggTGATTTAAACCCCGGAACTCGCCCTTCGGCCATTTGCTCACTATGAGCGCGGTGAGAGTAGGAGCTCCTTGTCCCGGCTTCCCAGGTGAGTCGTGGGGGCTTCGGCTTTCCCACCTCTCCCCCTCCTTTCTTCCCatattcttcctctttctcccccttccctctgtccccaaaACCTCTCCGCCTTCCTCCCCAcctagccctccttccttctccccgtattcccctttttcctccccattttcccctttcctcgGCCCCCCAAAAACCACCGCTCCTCTCCCCCCTCTACCACTACTTTCTCCTCCCCGtattcctcttccttctcccccatccctctgtcccccaaAACCGCCCTGCCCACCTAGCCCTCCATCCTTCTCCCTgtattccttttctttctgcctcttCCTCCCCCGTACCTCTTCCCCCAAACTGGGGTAGAGCGAGCCACAGAGAAAGCAGGGGAGAGGAAGGACAGCATCAGGCCTCACCCGGCAGGTATCGGATGAGCGGCCCGAGCAGGGCCCCGCTCTCACCCCGGGCGCGGTCGAGAGCGACAGAGGGGGAACGGCTCCCTCTGCCCGCGGCGATCCAGCCCCGCTCGTTCCGCTGCGTGCCCCGGGGCTGCGGCGGCCTCGGGGGCCCGGGCCAGGCTCGGTGTCCCCGCGGAGGGAGCGGCAGGGCCCGTGGGGTCCCGGGGCCGGCACCGACGGTCTCCGTGTCCTGCCCGCTGCCAGCCGCGATCCGGCGGCTGCTCCAGGGAAAAGCGCCGTCCTCCTGGTGGGCCCGGCAGCGGTGCAGCCCCGGCTCCCCGTGTCGTCGGAGCCCCGGCGGGACCCCAGCCCCGCGCCGGCCGGAGCAGCAGCGCTAGGCTCGGTCCCGGTGCCCGTCCCAGAGCGGCTCTTCCCGCCCGCGGCGATGCCGGTCCTGATCCCAGCCCCAAGCCCGCCTCGATCGTCCGGCCCCAGGACTCGCACATTGCTCGCCGAGGAAGAAGCGGCTCTGCCCAGCTTCCACAATAGGCACCGGCGGGACCAGGACCCGAATCCCCGGGCCCAgatcccggtcccggtcccacCGGAGTGCCTCGGGCTCCGCGCAGCGCCGGGAGCAGCCCCCGGTCCGAGTTTCCGCACAGCGCCGAGCGACGGTCCCGCCACACGCCGAGATGAGCATCCACCGCAGAAAGCGGGGCGGGCGCGGATCCGCCGGGATTTAcgggcgcgggcggggcggggccccggggggcggggccggcacaggtgcgaggggcggggccggcacAGGTGTGGCGGGTGGGACGTGCACAGGTGCACGGCGCCCCAGAgcggctgcgcggggcggggctTAGAGCATTTAAACCGCGGAGAGGGCCCAGCGGAGCCATTTGCTCCACGGCGCTCGGTGAGTTAGGCTGCCGCTGGCTGGCCtctatatttttcctttttttctattGCGTTTCTTTtgtatctctttttttcttttttgtatttctttttctctacaCCTCTCCTTTCaaccctcccttcctcccctcccccaccccctacaccctccccccccccaaacccccccccctccctctcccccctagccctcccctccctccccccctaCGGCTGCCCCCCGCCCCCCCTCTATTCCCCTACTCACCCCTACCCTATTCCTTCATCCTCTCCCTCCCACCCGTCCTTCCCTCTCCAGCCGGGCTCCTCTCTGCCCCCTCTCCGtgctcccatttcccccccGCAGTCTCTCCCCACCTGCCTTCagtccttcttctttctcctccaTTCTTCCTTCCCCCCTACCCCGGCTCCACCTGCCTGCTTTCCATGATACCTTCTCCCCCACACTTTCCACCTCCTTCCCCTCAACCTGCCTTCcattcttcctttcctttctccaccCTGCCATCCCCCTAGCCCCGTCCCTTGCTGCCCTGCGcaccccagtccctctgcacgTGCCCTCTGTCCTTGTCACCCTCCTCTCGACTAGCGCCTCTGCCCCCCTATTTCTCCATCTCCTGCTCTCtcgctctctccctctctctctctctctttcctcgcagccgcggggctcggggtgcCGGGCAATAATAAAGCcctgagggccggagcccggcgcccccgcCCTCGCTGGGGTCCCCACACGGGGCCGGACGCGCTCTGCGGGTCCCCCCATTGCAGTCGAACACACCGCCCGACACCGCCGGGGCTCCGGCTTTCCCAACATCACactggggggtggggggtgcGGGTTACAGGGACCCCCTCCTTAGGAGGGGGTCttgggggggcggggggggcttAGGAAgggccccctcattaggagggggtcctttggggggggggggggggcttaGGAAgggccccctcattaggagggggtccTTTGGGGGGGGGGCTTAGGAAggggccccctcattaggagggggtccTTTGGGGGGGAGGGTGTTAGGAagggccccctccggaggagggggtcccggggggggggggcggggggccccctccggaggaggggtcccggggggggcggggcgggccccctccggaggagggggtccgggGGAGGGGGGCGGGGCGGAGGGGGGCCACGCCCCctccaggccccgcccccctaccccggaccccctcctccggacggGGTCCGTGCCCAGCCCCCTCCcggggaccccctcctccggacggggtccctgcccggccccctcccggggaccccctcctccggaccgGGGCCCGGGACGACAGAGGGGAGGGCCGTTCGTTTGTCTGgcgatttttctttttcacgtCTGTTCACGCTGCAGAGTGACGCGCTCCCCCTCCTgctaccccccccaccccacccgcccccccctccctcccccccgggccccggtccggaggagggggtccccgGGAGGGGGCCGGGCAGGGTCCccgtccggaggagggggtccgggggaggggggcggggcctggagGGGGGGTGGCCCCCCTCCGCCCCGCCCCCCTCCcccggaccccctcctccggagggggcccttcctaacccccccccccaaggaccccctcctaatgagggggcccTTCCTAAGCCCCCCCCCCCAAggaccccctcctaatgagggggcccTTCCTAAGCCCCCCCCCAAggaccccctcctaatgagggggcccTTCCTAAGCCCCCCCCCAAggaccccctcctaatgagggggcccTTCCTAACCCCTCCCCCCAAGGACCCCCTCCTAGTGAGGGGGCCCTTCCTAGCCCCCCCACCACCCTCCAGGACCCCTCCTAAGGAGGGGGCCCCCGTGTGGTGGGGGAAGCGGAGCCCCGGCGGTGTCCCTCATGTTCACAACCATGGAACTGCATGGGGACACCACCCGGGTCtccagcggggccgggggcgccgggctccggctcTCCGGGCTTTATTATTGTCCggcacccccagccccgcggctgcgggggaAAGAAGGAATGGAGAGaacgggaagagaggagggagagcagggaggaaagcgaaaggggaaggaaagccCGGGAGGGGGGGAAGAGGGGCAGTGGATAGAGGAGCGAGAGAGAGGGAACAGAATGGAGTAGCGGggtagggacaggacaggaaggagtgGGGGGGGTCGGGTTAAGGGGAGAAAGAACGGGAATAcgggaaggaggaaggaagggtAGAGCGGGGGACAGGAGGGGCGGCCGACAAGGGAGAAGAGGGAAAGGGggggaggagagagaaagaaagagaatatggGGAATTGGAAAGGAAGAATGGAGGGGGAGGCCGAAatgggagggaaaggagagggcTTTGGGGAGTAGAGGGAAAGGTGGGAAAGGTAGAGAAAGAAGGGGAATACgaggagaaagaaggaagagCAGAGGCGGAGACAGAAAGGGAGGCCGAAGCACGTCCTGTCCCGGGCTGCGGAGCCCGGACAAGGAGGCACCCGTCCGCAGCGCGCTCAGGCTGAGCAAATGGCGGCCGCGGAGATTTCTGGGCCTTAAATCAcctcggccccgccccgcgcagccgcCCTGAGTCCCTGCACACCTGAGCCGCACCTGCCCCTGAAGCCGCGCCCCTGGTACCTCCTgtccccgcccccgcccgcctcCGGGCCCCGCCCGCAGGGCTCTTCGGCTCGCTTCGGCTACACTCGGCCACAATCGGCTTGGTTCGGCTAAACTCGGCTTGGTTCGGCTGAACTCGGCCACAATCGGCTCTTCGGCTGAATTCGGATTGGTTCGGCTGAACTCGGCCACAATCGGCTCTTCGGCTAAATTCGGATTGGTTCGGCTGAACTCGGCCACAATCGGCTCTTCGGCTAAATTCGGATTGGTTCGGCTAAACTCGGCCACAATCGGCTCTTCGGCTAAATTCGGATTGGTTCGGCTAAACTCGGCCACAATCGGCTCTTCGGCTAAATTCGGATTGGTTCGGCTAAACTCGGCTactaattattaattattaattttattagtAGTAATTATTCTTTAcctaataattaattttaaaattagggAATAATTAATTATTCATAACATAATGAGCTATAATTACTCATTAATGATAAAATTATTGGAATGTAGTAAATAATTAAGAATTAATGGTGACCTCATGAATAATAATTATACGATTATTCCTGAAGTAGTAAATCAATAATAAGAATGATGGCCTTCAGAAgaattaattataataataattattgaCTAGTAAATAACTGAGGGAGCCGAACCGAGCTGCGCCGAACTCAGCGAGCGGCACCGAATTCGGCCCAACCGCTTCCCCCATCACACGGGGGCACCCTCCTTGGGAGGGGGTTCCGAGATGGGGAGGTTAGGGAGGGtcccctccggaggagggggtccggAGAAGGGGGACGGAGGGGGCCACACCCCctccaggccccgcccccttcccacggaccccctcctccggacggGACCCCTCCCGGGGACCCCCTCCTCGAGTGGGCTGGGGGGGAATCAGGGGGGGACAGGTCACTCTGCAGCGTGAACAGAcgtaaaaaaacccacacagacACACGAACGGCGCTGCCGTCTGTCTCCCCCACACCACCCGCGCCCCTCCCTCCCCCCGGGCCCcggtccggaggagggggtccccgggaagggggcggggcctggagGGGGGTGGCCctcctcccccctgcccccctcctccggagggggctCATCCCGATCCCCCCCGGGACCTCgtcctccggagggggccctTCCTAACCCCCCCACCACCCCCCCGAgaccccctcctaatgagggAGGCCCCCCGCACCTTCTCCTCTCAGGACCCCCTCCTAAGGAGGGGGTCCCTGTAACCCGCACCCCCCAGTGTGATGTTGGGAAAGCCGGAGCCCCGGCGGTGTCGGGCGGTGTGTTGCACTGCAATGGGGGGACCCGCAGAGCGCGTCCGGCCCCGTGTGGGGACCCCAGCGAGGccgggggcgccgggctccggccctctgGGCTTTATTATTGCCCGgcaccccgagccccgcggctgcgaggaaagagagagagagagagggagagagagagcaggagaTGGAGACTGGAAATAGGGGGGCAGAGGCGCTAGTCGAGAGGAGGGTGACAAGGACAGAGGGCACGTGCGGAGAGACTGcgggggggaaaggggagcagggacagggggcagagagaggagcccggctggggagggaagggttTTGCGGAGATAACTAAAAACTCTacaactttgtgaaagttgtaaagccggtatgtttattacagcgctggacgcATGTGGAGATTACTCTCTTGAAAAGACatgcgtacctctgggaacttcaggtctcTTTTTATCTCCcactcaaatacatatgcatacaatttcacaataggttaatacatattcatttttacgaATTTCGCGTGACATTTGCCTCTAGCTCTTCTTTATCAGAGAGAATTCTtaggtcaggttgacctgctctcacagcagtctctctgtctctATCACCTTCAGTCTCTTCTTCCTTATCTCTGTCTttcactgaagcagtttctctgagcttAGGCTTTTGCAGTCAGGCTACATAGCTAT includes:
- the LOC143692274 gene encoding uncharacterized protein LOC143692274 — encoded protein: MEEKEEGLKAANGSAGPSPRFKCSKPRPAQPLWGAVHLCTSHPPHLCRPRPSHLCRPRPPGPRPARARKSRRIRARPAFCGGCSSRRVAGPSLGAVRKLGPGAAPGAARSPRHSGGTGTGIWARGFGSWSRRCLLWKLGRAASSSASNVRVLGPDDRGGLGAGIRTGIAAGGKSRSGTGTGTEPSAAAPAGAGLGSRRGSDDTGSRGCTAAGPTRRTALFPGAAAGSRLAAGRTRRPSVPAPGPHGPCRSLRGDTEPGPGPRGRRSPGARSGTSGAGSPRAEGAVPPLSLSTAPGVRAGPCSGRSSDTCRSQAVSPAFLSTLMPATVLRSNSLLRWKRTGTITAECYWQ